The Afipia massiliensis genome has a segment encoding these proteins:
- a CDS encoding hemin uptake protein HemP — translation MNAGSPQDPDGMSGKDAGDQSRTTLIERSIPLTDNRIQSRDLFVSSREITISHGEETYRLRLTSQNKLILTK, via the coding sequence ATGAATGCTGGCTCTCCCCAAGACCCCGACGGCATGTCGGGCAAAGACGCCGGCGATCAATCTAGAACGACTCTAATTGAGCGATCGATCCCTTTGACGGATAACCGTATCCAGAGCCGTGACCTGTTCGTGTCCTCGCGCGAGATCACCATCTCCCATGGCGAGGAAACCTATCGCTTGCGGCTGACCTCGCAAAACAAGCTGATCCTGACCAAATGA
- a CDS encoding heme/hemin ABC transporter substrate-binding protein yields the protein MNCRMPAPRTTGVLLGVTLALAAGLCVSAVPFAAARAESIVVHDARGRDVAIGNRSRIVSIGGAITEILYALGLEDRIVGVDTTSLYPPKALGEKPNVGYMRQLSAEGVLGLNPQLILAIEGSGPKETLEVLDAAKIPFVSFPETYTEQGLIDKIKMVAHAMDADARGACLTAAVSGDLAELKKLRDNVKKPARVMFVMSFLNGRAMVAGHKTAANEIIKLAGGVNAVDGFEGYKPVNDEAIVAAKPDVILTMQRGREQLDAQTVFANPSFALTPAAAKKSFVAMDGLYLLGFGPRTAAAARDLALSLYPDLTDKAATWKPATLTVDCHK from the coding sequence ATGAACTGCAGAATGCCCGCACCCCGAACGACCGGCGTATTGCTCGGCGTCACGCTCGCCCTCGCCGCTGGTCTTTGCGTGAGCGCTGTCCCGTTCGCGGCCGCCCGCGCCGAAAGCATCGTCGTCCATGATGCCCGTGGCCGCGACGTCGCCATAGGCAACCGGTCGCGCATCGTCTCGATCGGCGGCGCGATCACGGAAATTCTGTATGCGCTCGGCCTCGAGGACCGGATCGTCGGTGTCGACACCACGAGTCTTTACCCCCCGAAGGCGCTCGGCGAAAAGCCGAACGTCGGCTACATGCGGCAACTGAGCGCAGAGGGCGTGCTCGGCCTCAACCCGCAACTGATCCTCGCCATCGAAGGCTCCGGCCCGAAGGAAACGCTGGAAGTTCTCGACGCAGCGAAAATTCCGTTCGTGTCGTTTCCCGAGACCTACACCGAGCAAGGCCTGATCGATAAGATCAAGATGGTCGCGCATGCGATGGACGCCGACGCCCGCGGCGCGTGCCTCACCGCGGCGGTCAGCGGCGATCTCGCCGAATTGAAGAAGCTGCGCGACAACGTCAAGAAGCCCGCGCGCGTGATGTTTGTGATGTCGTTCCTGAACGGCCGCGCCATGGTGGCAGGACACAAGACGGCGGCAAACGAGATCATCAAGCTCGCCGGCGGCGTCAACGCGGTTGACGGGTTCGAGGGCTACAAGCCGGTCAATGACGAAGCCATCGTCGCCGCCAAGCCGGATGTCATTCTGACCATGCAGCGCGGCCGCGAGCAGCTCGACGCCCAGACCGTGTTCGCCAATCCGTCGTTTGCGCTGACGCCGGCTGCCGCCAAGAAATCGTTCGTGGCGATGGACGGACTTTATCTCTTGGGCTTCGGTCCGCGCACCGCCGCTGCAGCCCGCGATCTCGCGCTGTCGCTTTATCCCGACCTCACCGACAAGGCCGCGACATGGAAGCCGGCGACGCTGACCGTCGACTGCCATAAATGA
- a CDS encoding TonB-dependent hemoglobin/transferrin/lactoferrin family receptor: MSGLNARACALLLSVSVVTLGAVVAAGPVYAQSSQVAQTAKPKPIKRKRAGAPMAEVPVPQANLMNANAQIGQPVYQSLDEITVAATKTQERAIDALAPVSVVTLEQIQGRQASRVGDLIYNIPGVWLQDRGDDPSTAINIRGLQDFGRVAVVVDGARQNYQRTGHNSNGSFFLNPELIGGIDIVRGPTANIYGSGAIGGVASFRTKDIQDVVRPGERWGVDTNTVFGTNSGRALGSIFGGVHVNPNVDVFAGGTYSTQNNYKDGLGVTVENTAQRLSSGIAKLTVRPADGHEIKLGGIFQEDLFNVGQPRRPLGQPFAQPGAAGNGTSVYATNLKNYTTTLGWKYSRPDDQIFDWDAKIYWNRTDSQQVKTLHNSTAATGNCIGGRPGNSITGCVGDQRGYLIDTFGFDVHNTSRFETGDWRHAVTYGGDGFRDDVSTFDKSGNSNKTTPGGERTVTGAFVQWKTNYSSLFEMVSAIRYDNYQLSSSAASASGDRFSPKITIGLLPASVVTPYVSYAEGYRAPSITETLVDSAHVATGAGQGDFSICPDGTRGFFCFLPNPNLRPEVGKTKEIGVNIKKNDLFRAGDSFRGKLNLFRNDVDDYIDSFQLTGPPFNSFPPIPGLFPTTYLQYQNIAHARIQGFEAETMYDANDYFVGVSLTLQEGKNTKTNIGLYSIQPQKVTTTAGLRFLDNQVILSAMWTSVKSNTDIPVTYLPGTSYDLVNLYLQVRPTKDFALNFSVENLLNQYYRPYAIPRAADFTSPQNDVLWASAGAGIVYKAGLRYHFGGT; the protein is encoded by the coding sequence ATGTCGGGGCTGAACGCGCGTGCGTGCGCGCTGTTACTATCTGTATCTGTTGTTACGCTGGGAGCGGTGGTTGCCGCTGGGCCAGTGTATGCGCAATCCAGCCAGGTTGCTCAAACGGCTAAGCCTAAGCCGATCAAGCGCAAGCGCGCCGGGGCACCGATGGCGGAAGTGCCTGTGCCGCAGGCGAATCTGATGAACGCGAACGCCCAGATCGGACAGCCGGTTTATCAATCACTCGACGAGATCACAGTTGCCGCCACGAAGACCCAGGAGCGCGCGATCGATGCGCTGGCGCCGGTCAGCGTCGTGACGCTGGAGCAGATCCAGGGGCGTCAGGCCTCGCGCGTTGGCGACTTGATCTACAATATACCCGGCGTCTGGCTGCAGGATCGTGGTGACGATCCATCGACCGCGATCAACATCCGCGGCTTGCAGGATTTCGGCCGCGTTGCGGTGGTGGTCGATGGCGCGCGTCAGAATTACCAGCGTACCGGCCACAACTCGAATGGCTCGTTCTTCCTGAATCCCGAATTGATCGGCGGCATCGACATCGTGCGCGGTCCGACCGCCAATATCTATGGCTCGGGCGCCATCGGCGGCGTGGCCTCATTCCGCACCAAGGACATTCAGGACGTGGTGCGCCCCGGCGAGCGCTGGGGCGTCGATACCAACACGGTGTTCGGTACCAACAGCGGCCGCGCGCTCGGATCGATCTTCGGCGGCGTGCACGTCAATCCGAACGTCGATGTGTTCGCAGGCGGTACCTACTCGACGCAGAACAACTACAAGGATGGTCTCGGCGTCACCGTCGAGAACACCGCGCAGCGGCTCTCGAGCGGTATTGCAAAACTGACCGTGCGTCCTGCGGATGGGCACGAGATCAAGCTCGGCGGCATCTTCCAGGAAGATCTCTTCAATGTTGGTCAGCCACGACGGCCCTTGGGGCAGCCTTTCGCGCAGCCAGGAGCGGCGGGCAACGGCACATCGGTCTATGCGACCAACCTGAAGAACTACACCACCACACTTGGCTGGAAGTACTCGCGGCCCGACGACCAGATTTTCGACTGGGACGCCAAGATCTACTGGAATCGGACCGATAGCCAGCAGGTCAAGACCCTGCACAACTCGACAGCGGCGACCGGCAATTGCATCGGCGGTCGGCCGGGCAACAGCATCACCGGCTGCGTTGGCGATCAGCGTGGCTATCTGATCGACACCTTTGGATTCGATGTCCATAATACATCGCGTTTTGAGACCGGTGATTGGCGCCACGCCGTCACTTACGGTGGCGACGGCTTCCGCGACGACGTTTCGACCTTCGACAAGAGCGGCAATTCCAACAAGACCACCCCCGGCGGCGAACGCACAGTCACCGGCGCTTTCGTCCAGTGGAAGACCAACTACTCCTCGCTGTTCGAAATGGTCAGCGCGATTCGATACGACAACTATCAGCTCAGTTCATCGGCAGCTTCCGCCAGCGGCGACCGCTTCTCGCCGAAGATCACGATCGGACTTTTGCCTGCGAGCGTCGTGACGCCGTATGTCAGCTACGCAGAGGGCTATCGTGCACCGTCGATCACCGAAACACTGGTGGATAGCGCCCACGTCGCAACCGGTGCCGGGCAGGGTGACTTTTCGATCTGCCCGGACGGCACGCGCGGCTTCTTCTGCTTCCTGCCGAATCCCAATCTGCGTCCCGAGGTAGGCAAGACCAAGGAAATCGGCGTCAACATCAAGAAGAATGATCTGTTCAGGGCCGGCGACAGTTTCCGCGGTAAGCTGAATCTCTTCCGCAACGATGTCGACGACTATATCGACAGCTTTCAGCTCACCGGACCTCCGTTCAATTCGTTCCCGCCGATTCCGGGGCTGTTTCCGACCACGTATCTTCAGTATCAGAACATCGCGCACGCCCGGATCCAGGGTTTCGAAGCCGAAACGATGTACGACGCCAACGACTACTTCGTAGGCGTGTCGCTGACGCTGCAGGAAGGCAAGAACACCAAGACCAATATCGGCCTCTACAGCATCCAGCCGCAGAAGGTGACGACGACGGCAGGCCTGCGCTTCCTCGACAATCAGGTAATACTGTCGGCGATGTGGACGTCGGTGAAGAGCAACACCGATATTCCGGTCACGTATCTGCCGGGCACATCCTACGACCTGGTCAACCTGTATCTGCAAGTGAGACCGACAAAGGACTTCGCTCTGAACTTCTCGGTCGAGAATCTCCTCAACCAGTACTACCGGCCTTACGCCATTCCGCGCGCCGCCGACTTCACGTCGCCACAGAATGACGTGCTGTGGGCCAGCGCCGGCGCGGGCATCGTCTACAAGGCTGGGCTACGTTACCACTTCGGAGGGACCTGA